A single Paraburkholderia sp. D15 DNA region contains:
- a CDS encoding NADH:flavin oxidoreductase/NADH oxidase family protein, with product MNVFDTLLLPNGSIIPNRIAKAAMEENMADADQAPSEKLMRLYAAWAEGGAGLLITGNVMVDSRAMTGPGGVVLEDDAQLEKFSRWARTGRAKGAQFWLQINHPGRQMRANLGQPTWAPSAIPLDLGRMSKHFDTPQAMTREIIDDVIVRFARTARLGEQAGFSGVEIHAAHGYLLSQFLSPLTNRRTDEWGGSLENRARLLLEIIKAVRAVVSPEFSVAVKLNSADFQRGGFTADDAKQVVQLLNGLSVDLVELSGGSYEAPAMQGEARDGRTLAREAYFVEFAREIRKIAAMPVMVTGGVRRRQVAEQVVKSGVEMVGIGTALAIDPNLPRAWQAGKDVVPELAPITWKNKALASLANMAAVKFQLGKLSLGRTTNPTVSPLRALILQQSANACRTRQYRRSMARRAIG from the coding sequence ATGAACGTGTTCGACACACTGCTTCTCCCCAATGGTTCGATCATTCCGAACCGCATTGCAAAAGCTGCCATGGAAGAAAACATGGCGGACGCCGATCAGGCACCGTCGGAAAAGTTAATGCGTCTCTACGCAGCCTGGGCGGAAGGCGGCGCGGGTCTACTGATCACGGGCAACGTGATGGTCGACAGCCGGGCGATGACGGGTCCCGGCGGCGTCGTGCTGGAAGACGACGCACAGTTGGAGAAATTTAGCCGCTGGGCGCGGACCGGCCGGGCGAAAGGCGCTCAGTTCTGGCTGCAGATCAATCATCCCGGACGACAGATGCGCGCCAATCTCGGGCAACCCACCTGGGCGCCTTCGGCGATTCCGCTCGATCTGGGCAGGATGTCGAAACACTTCGACACGCCGCAAGCAATGACGCGTGAAATCATCGACGACGTCATCGTGCGTTTCGCCCGCACCGCGCGACTCGGCGAACAGGCCGGTTTTTCCGGCGTCGAAATTCACGCGGCTCACGGTTATCTGCTGAGTCAGTTTCTGTCTCCGCTGACGAACCGCAGAACGGACGAGTGGGGCGGTTCATTGGAGAATCGCGCGCGTCTGCTGCTGGAGATCATCAAGGCGGTGCGCGCCGTGGTATCGCCCGAGTTCTCGGTGGCGGTGAAACTCAATTCCGCCGACTTCCAGCGCGGTGGTTTCACGGCCGACGACGCGAAACAGGTGGTGCAACTGCTCAACGGCCTGAGCGTCGACCTGGTCGAACTTTCGGGCGGCAGCTACGAAGCGCCTGCCATGCAGGGCGAAGCTCGTGATGGCCGCACGCTGGCCCGCGAAGCCTACTTTGTGGAATTCGCCCGCGAAATCCGCAAGATCGCCGCGATGCCGGTCATGGTCACGGGCGGCGTCCGTCGTCGCCAGGTTGCCGAGCAGGTGGTGAAAAGCGGCGTGGAGATGGTCGGGATCGGTACGGCTCTCGCCATCGATCCCAACTTGCCGAGAGCGTGGCAGGCAGGTAAGGACGTGGTCCCCGAACTCGCACCGATCACCTGGAAGAACAAGGCGCTGGCATCGCTCGCCAACATGGCGGCCGTCAAATTCCAGCTAGGCAAACTCAGCCTCGGACGCACCACCAATCCGACGGTCTCACCGCTGCGCGCGCTGATTTTGCAGCAGAGCGCCAACGCGTGCCGCACGCGTCAATACCGGCGCTCGATGGCGCGGCGCGCAATCGGGTGA
- a CDS encoding saccharopine dehydrogenase NADP-binding domain-containing protein, translating into MNAPDYDLVVFGATSFVGQILTRYLVEYLSAHTETMRWALAGRSESKLTSLKRSLGPAGQNVPVIVADAENESQLRSMCEQTRVVVSTVGPYALYGEPLIKVCAETGTDYCDLTGETPWIKRMIEKYEPTARQSGARIVHCCGFDSVPSDMGVYFLQQHARNEWGVPATRIKMRVKTLKGGVSGGTVASMINIVKEAAADAALRKSLANPYALCPPDHGFTARQHAVKAARFDPDFSGWIAPFVMAAVNERVVHRSNALAANAYGGQFLYDEAMLTGSGFRGRVNAVTVVAGLGAFMLGIVIGPVRAAMERFLLPKPSEGPSPEAQLAGRYDLRFFGKADDGRTLRVKVTGDRDPGYGSTGKILGQAAVSLALDHVRDGMKVGRAGGFWTPATLFDDRFIARLVQHAGMRFERV; encoded by the coding sequence ATGAACGCTCCGGACTATGACCTCGTCGTGTTTGGCGCCACCAGCTTTGTCGGGCAGATTCTTACCCGCTACCTGGTCGAGTATCTGTCGGCACACACGGAAACGATGCGATGGGCCCTTGCCGGCCGATCCGAAAGCAAACTCACGAGCCTGAAGCGCTCGTTAGGGCCCGCGGGGCAGAATGTGCCGGTCATCGTGGCCGACGCGGAGAACGAAAGCCAGTTGCGCTCCATGTGCGAGCAGACTCGCGTGGTCGTTTCCACGGTCGGTCCCTATGCGTTGTATGGCGAGCCCTTGATCAAGGTTTGCGCTGAAACCGGCACGGACTATTGCGACCTCACCGGCGAGACGCCCTGGATCAAACGGATGATCGAGAAGTACGAGCCCACTGCCAGACAGTCCGGCGCCCGCATCGTTCACTGCTGCGGATTCGATTCGGTACCGTCCGACATGGGCGTCTACTTTCTTCAGCAACATGCGCGAAACGAATGGGGCGTACCGGCCACCCGCATCAAGATGCGCGTGAAGACGCTTAAAGGGGGCGTGTCGGGCGGCACCGTCGCTAGCATGATCAACATCGTCAAGGAAGCGGCAGCGGATGCCGCATTGCGTAAATCGCTGGCGAATCCTTATGCGCTGTGTCCGCCGGATCACGGCTTCACGGCGCGCCAACACGCGGTCAAGGCGGCCCGCTTCGATCCGGATTTCAGCGGCTGGATCGCGCCGTTCGTGATGGCCGCCGTCAACGAGCGCGTCGTGCATCGCTCCAATGCGCTGGCCGCCAATGCGTACGGCGGCCAGTTCCTCTACGACGAAGCGATGTTGACCGGGTCCGGTTTCAGAGGTCGCGTGAATGCCGTGACCGTCGTGGCCGGTCTTGGCGCGTTCATGCTGGGGATCGTGATTGGGCCCGTGCGTGCCGCCATGGAACGCTTCCTGTTGCCCAAACCGAGCGAGGGCCCCAGCCCCGAGGCACAACTGGCCGGGCGCTACGATCTTCGCTTCTTCGGCAAAGCTGACGACGGCCGCACGCTGCGCGTGAAAGTGACCGGCGACCGCGATCCGGGCTACGGCTCGACGGGCAAGATACTCGGCCAGGCAGCGGTCAGTCTGGCGCTGGACCACGTCAGGGACGGCATGAAAGTGGGACGCGCCGGCGGCTTCTGGACACCGGCCACGCTATTCGACGATCGCTTTATCGCGCGTCTCGTCCAGCACGCCGGCATGCGCTTCGAGCGGGTGTAA
- a CDS encoding MerR family transcriptional regulator, producing the protein MKIGELSERTGLTASRIRFYERIGLLKTVQREPNGYRSYPAETVLVLDLVANAQKAGFSLEEITALMPPDPANWAHGALLETLRLKVQEIEALEARLAQSKTHIVSLIAEIEAKPAEIDCKTNAKRVLSRMQRGEIASPALASGDVKILGKSRARRPAGSRQR; encoded by the coding sequence ATGAAGATCGGCGAACTCTCGGAACGCACCGGCTTGACCGCGTCGCGAATCCGCTTTTACGAGCGTATCGGTCTGCTGAAGACGGTTCAGCGCGAACCGAACGGCTACCGGAGCTATCCCGCCGAAACCGTGCTGGTGCTCGACCTGGTCGCCAACGCGCAGAAGGCCGGTTTCAGTCTCGAAGAAATCACCGCGTTGATGCCGCCCGACCCGGCCAATTGGGCGCATGGCGCACTGCTGGAAACGCTGCGATTGAAGGTTCAGGAAATCGAGGCACTCGAAGCGCGTCTCGCACAGAGTAAGACACATATCGTTTCGTTGATCGCCGAAATCGAAGCCAAGCCCGCGGAGATCGATTGCAAGACCAATGCGAAGCGCGTGCTGTCGCGCATGCAACGAGGCGAAATCGCAAGTCCGGCGCTTGCCTCCGGCGACGTGAAGATACTCGGTAAATCACGCGCCCGGCGGCCGGCCGGCTCTCGACAGAGATAA